In Fibrobacter sp. UWB5, a single window of DNA contains:
- a CDS encoding LytTR family DNA-binding domain-containing protein, which produces MQCTALVIDDEPLARKRMISLLEPYTSEIEILGEAGSGAQAVKMIHEMIPDVVFLDIQMPDMDAFEVLHSLQGDDVPLVIFTTAFDNFALKAFEENTVDYLLKPVVPERLAVAIEKLRKAIPQVDDTTIPSDLNWEKLRNLVDMSGLYLQRLQVKVGDRIVFVNIDEVIRFHSEEKYTTVYTVNGQYVIDTPLVELEKKLDPRHFTRVHRSHIVAIDYIAECRKGDAGRMVMVLRDKAATQLVVSRSLVKKIRNL; this is translated from the coding sequence ATGCAGTGTACTGCACTTGTCATTGACGACGAACCGCTTGCCCGCAAGCGCATGATTTCGCTTTTGGAACCTTATACTTCCGAGATTGAAATCTTGGGGGAGGCGGGCTCTGGTGCGCAGGCTGTCAAGATGATTCACGAAATGATTCCTGACGTGGTGTTTCTGGATATCCAGATGCCCGATATGGATGCGTTTGAAGTTCTGCATTCTTTGCAGGGCGACGATGTGCCGCTCGTGATATTCACGACGGCGTTCGATAATTTTGCCCTGAAGGCTTTTGAAGAAAATACGGTGGATTACCTTTTGAAGCCGGTGGTGCCCGAACGCTTGGCTGTAGCCATTGAAAAATTGCGCAAGGCGATTCCGCAGGTGGATGACACGACGATTCCCTCTGACTTGAACTGGGAAAAGTTGCGTAATCTTGTGGACATGAGTGGCCTGTACTTGCAACGTTTGCAGGTGAAAGTGGGCGACCGCATTGTATTTGTGAATATTGACGAAGTGATTCGTTTCCACAGCGAAGAAAAGTACACGACCGTCTATACCGTGAACGGCCAGTATGTGATTGATACACCGCTGGTGGAACTGGAAAAGAAACTGGACCCGAGGCACTTTACGCGTGTGCACCGTTCGCATATTGTGGCAATCGATTACATTGCCGAATGCCGTAAGGGTGATGCCGGTCGCATGGTGATGGTGCTTCGCGACAAGGCTGCAACCCAGCTGGTGGTGAGCCGTTCGCTCGTCAAGAAAATCCGTAACCTCTAA
- the lepB gene encoding signal peptidase I — translation MENNKEPFSWKKFAKGLLREIIVPVALALIVIQYVIQAFQIPSGSMEDTLHTGDFLLGLKFTYGSPIPFSNQKFPGYAYPAKGDVVIFRYPGEPEYPDGNPQRYTHLFNALMFGNFYWDHEPKAGQPHLIHYADGPKDYIKRCVAVSGDTVAVHKGRLFVNGKMQDTLPGRGKYTASARTFSPRDERDEFVVPSVGDTFTVESMPLEKLWWLRSLVAQENPDETVELDISLWKDSVEINNYDFEEFKIPVENDRGLALNELFRRNRMVLQQRLTQGDTVSGVMSFAYFRELSRMTYLPMIDPNIQGGFTRPVSYMAFEGSLLRDLEGNVALLNQAEEDNAGTVELVDVDAPQDGAKTVEGVAGDTLDAPAKAKFEIRRKLLVGGKPVESYVVKTPQFFMMGDNRDNSADSRYWGFVSLRNIRAKAFVIYFSFENDDEAFALKNPFTWWRLPFRIRWGRLGKIIQMID, via the coding sequence ATGGAAAATAATAAAGAACCGTTTTCGTGGAAAAAGTTTGCGAAGGGCCTGCTCCGGGAAATCATTGTTCCGGTGGCTCTTGCTTTAATTGTGATTCAGTATGTGATTCAGGCTTTCCAAATTCCGAGTGGATCGATGGAAGATACGTTGCATACGGGAGACTTTTTGCTGGGCCTCAAGTTTACTTACGGCTCTCCGATTCCGTTTAGCAACCAGAAATTCCCGGGCTACGCATACCCTGCCAAGGGCGACGTGGTAATCTTCCGTTACCCGGGCGAGCCGGAATACCCCGATGGCAATCCGCAGCGCTATACCCACTTGTTTAACGCGCTCATGTTCGGAAACTTTTATTGGGATCACGAACCGAAGGCGGGCCAACCGCACCTGATCCACTACGCTGACGGTCCGAAGGACTACATTAAGCGCTGCGTGGCGGTGAGCGGCGATACGGTCGCTGTCCATAAGGGTCGTCTTTTCGTGAATGGCAAGATGCAGGACACTTTGCCCGGTCGCGGCAAGTACACGGCTTCTGCCCGTACGTTCTCTCCGCGCGATGAACGCGATGAATTCGTGGTGCCCTCTGTGGGCGATACGTTCACGGTAGAATCGATGCCGCTCGAAAAACTGTGGTGGCTGCGTTCGCTGGTGGCTCAAGAAAATCCCGATGAAACGGTGGAACTTGATATTTCCCTGTGGAAGGATTCTGTCGAAATCAACAATTACGATTTCGAGGAATTCAAGATTCCGGTGGAAAATGATCGCGGCCTTGCGCTGAATGAACTTTTCCGCAGGAACCGCATGGTGCTGCAGCAGCGCCTGACCCAGGGCGATACGGTATCTGGCGTGATGTCCTTTGCATACTTCAGGGAACTGTCGCGCATGACGTACTTGCCCATGATTGACCCGAATATCCAGGGCGGATTCACTCGCCCGGTGAGCTATATGGCATTTGAAGGTTCCTTGTTGCGAGACCTCGAAGGCAACGTGGCCTTGCTGAACCAGGCCGAAGAAGATAACGCCGGAACGGTGGAATTGGTCGATGTCGATGCTCCGCAAGATGGCGCTAAGACGGTGGAAGGCGTTGCCGGCGATACGCTCGATGCTCCGGCAAAGGCAAAGTTCGAAATCCGCCGCAAGCTGCTCGTGGGCGGCAAGCCCGTTGAAAGCTACGTGGTCAAGACGCCGCAGTTCTTTATGATGGGTGACAACCGCGACAATTCTGCCGACAGCCGCTATTGGGGTTTTGTGTCGCTCCGCAACATCCGTGCCAAGGCATTCGTGATTTACTTCTCGTTCGAAAACGACGACGAAGCGTTCGCCTTGAAGAATCCGTTTACTTGGTGGCGTCTGCCGTTTAGAATCCGCTGGGGTCGTCTCGGCAAGATTATCCAGATGATTGACTAA